CGAAGTGGGCAACCTCTACATCAACCGAGGCATTACTGGAGCTATTGTGGACAGGCAACCATTTGGAGGATACAAACTCTCGGGAGTGGGCGCAAAAGCGGGTGGTCCAGACTATCTCAGACAATTCCTGGAACCGGTCAACATCACCGAAAATACGATGAGAAGAGGATTCATCCCGGAAACATAAGAGTTTCATTTCTCTGATCTTCTTCTTTTCTACTTGAATTTAGGACCAAATAGTGTTCTCTATTTTGGATCTTTAGGAAAGAAGAATGAAAATCGTATTGATCCACGGAATGTGGTCCAGAGCAGGAACCTTGGACTCTCTGGAAGAAGCTCTCATAAAAGCGGGCCACGAAGTTTTAACACCCACACTTCCCTATCACTCTTTGGACCTAGAATCACCTCCGGAACTTGGGAAATATAGATTAATCGATTACGTTTCTTTTCTAAAGAAAGAAATCCAAGCAAAAGGCTGGAACAAACCCACTTTGATCGGACATTCCATGGGAGGATGGTTAGCCCAAGCCTTAGCAGCAGAAGGATACGCGAGTCGAATCGTATTATTTGCACCGGCCGCACCCAAAGGAATTTTTCCGTTGGGATTCTCACCACTCTACACCTTGCTAGAAGTCGCTTTTCATTGGAAATTCTGGGCAAAACCATTTCGGCCAACGATTCGAGGAGCAAATTTCGGATTATTCAATCGATTGCCCAAAGAGAAATGGAGTGAATATTATAAATTACTAAACTACGAATCCGGAAGAGCCTTATTCGAATTGGCATTTTGGTTCTTCGATCCTTTCTCCGGAAACAAGGTAGATGAAAATAAAGTAAATTGCCCTGTATTAATTCTTGCAGGCAAGGATGATAGAATCATTCCCAATCGAGTTACTAAGGCAATCGCAAGAAAATACGAAAACTCTGAATATGTTGTATTCCCAAACCATGCGCATTGGCTATTGGACGAACCCGGAAAAGAAAAGATTTTTGAGACCATGTTCGAATGGCTTAAACGAAATTAGAAAGCTCCGAGTCTAAGTCTATTAGAATGAAAAACGGACGACTCTACCAAATTCTACCCATTGCTTTACTTCTACTTGGATGTTCCAGTTACGAAGAAATGAGTTTAGAGAATGATAAAGCGATCGAAAGACTGAAACAATCCGAAACATTCTACCAAGAATATTACCAATCCGGAGATACCAATGTGCAACCTGTGCATTGGCTTAGTACAGGATGCAAGGAACCTAAGAAAGAAAATATCTTAGTATTCGTGCATGGGTCTCCGGGCAATTGGGTCAATTATCTTCGGTACTTAAAAGATCCTCAATTATTAGAAAAATATTGTATGTTCAGCGTGGACCGACCCGGCTTCGGAAAATCAGAAGGAGCCGATGCGGATGTAAATCGGCAAGCCCAAAGGATCTTAAGTTCTTTAAATCATGTGCTGCAAAAAA
This genomic window from Leptospira semungkisensis contains:
- a CDS encoding alpha/beta hydrolase, translated to MKIVLIHGMWSRAGTLDSLEEALIKAGHEVLTPTLPYHSLDLESPPELGKYRLIDYVSFLKKEIQAKGWNKPTLIGHSMGGWLAQALAAEGYASRIVLFAPAAPKGIFPLGFSPLYTLLEVAFHWKFWAKPFRPTIRGANFGLFNRLPKEKWSEYYKLLNYESGRALFELAFWFFDPFSGNKVDENKVNCPVLILAGKDDRIIPNRVTKAIARKYENSEYVVFPNHAHWLLDEPGKEKIFETMFEWLKRN